The window GGTGGAAAACCGGCTTGCTGCAGCTTGACGCGCAGCTCTGCCGAAATCTCTTCGTCGCTCATGCCCGTCCCTCGACTGGCTCTGATGACGCGAGTACGAATAGTTTCGAGCCGCGTCGAGTCGCTCGTCAGCGATCGACTCGGCTTACCCGCTTTGCGGATTTCCTGTTCCTCGGGTGGCCGGCTCTCACCGGTCAGCCACCGGTACAGGTACGCGACGGTCACGCTTGGCTGACGGGCCCGAAGCCGCTCCCAGCGAGCCATGAGCTCGTCGACGTCCTGCGGTGACAATCCACGGCGATCCGCCGCAGCCACTGCTTTCCGGGCACCACCCATGCCCAGCGCAGCTAAAGCACTCACCACCACTTTCCAAGACCCGGGACTTTCGCCTGGGATGTTTCCACCCCCTCGGTCGGCCTCAGTGAGTGGTGGTGAGTTCTTTGAATGGTTAGTGAATAGTTTGGGGGACGCCTTGTCCGATTGATCGGTCCACACGTCTGATTGATCGGTCGGCACGTCTGATTGATCCGCGCCCACGTCTGATTGATCGGGCCGATTGTCCGATCGCGATTCGCGACGACGTCCAGAGATCGATTCACCGAACGCCCGCCGGCGATCCGGATCGAGTAGCAGCAGCTCGGACCACACGATCCGGTAATGATTGATCACCCGCTTGAACCCCGGCCGGTTCTTCAACTGCACGATCAGCAGGCTCATGTTCTGCAACGCCTCGGCCGCCCGGCCGACGGTTTTCGTCGAGACCTTCATTTTCTGCGCAAGCAAATCCTGACTGGGGAACGCCTCCCCGTTGTCGCCGAGGTGTCCGTTCAGGTGAAACAACAGCGAGGCCAGCTTGTCCGCGCGGACGACCGTCCCATCGTTGGCGATCCCATCGGGCATCGCGGCATTGGCGATCCAGCCTTCACGCTGGTACCGGTCCCAATCCATCTGCAACTGTGACGGCCCATCCCCCTTCGCCTTCTTGCTTCCATGCGTGCTCAAAACAACATCCCTTCCGGCTTCGGAGCCAATTTGTGCATCGCCGAGACGAGCATCGCCAG of the Allorhodopirellula heiligendammensis genome contains:
- a CDS encoding helix-turn-helix domain-containing protein, whose protein sequence is MSTHGSKKAKGDGPSQLQMDWDRYQREGWIANAAMPDGIANDGTVVRADKLASLLFHLNGHLGDNGEAFPSQDLLAQKMKVSTKTVGRAAEALQNMSLLIVQLKNRPGFKRVINHYRIVWSELLLLDPDRRRAFGESISGRRRESRSDNRPDQSDVGADQSDVPTDQSDVWTDQSDKASPKLFTNHSKNSPPLTEADRGGGNIPGESPGSWKVVVSALAALGMGGARKAVAAADRRGLSPQDVDELMARWERLRARQPSVTVAYLYRWLTGESRPPEEQEIRKAGKPSRSLTSDSTRLETIRTRVIRASRGTGMSDEEISAELRVKLQQAGFPPDAIRINGSSNIFNRGGRHAMQVDG